In Nocardioides marinus, one DNA window encodes the following:
- a CDS encoding MCE family protein → MRTRPGALARTLLTDPLYRSLVGVGLVLVVAVAYLFGGVLDRPVTGRSPSVTVQMPATGGLFEGSAVTYRGVKVGRVTSIELTDDGTVRAVARLDDPGGIPVDSRVRVRSLSPVGEQYLDFQPRSDSGSFLRDGDVVQASVRDLPTSLGATVVAVSDLLDQVDDRALGRVLREVSAGVAGTGQELGRLMDQTDLLLAELERALPTAENLLRDAGPAASLVVDQRSDLLQLGRSARRAAAFLKSYDPRLRELLAGAPERLEQIDGLVDQSRAVLPAFLMAGVDLGGVLQRYDPHLRQLLREYAPGLGTVGEVVGESLRVDLVVDQSTRCRYDTERRAPRDIAPRGLQAGGRCPESAPGLQRGAAHAPPPAR, encoded by the coding sequence GTGCGGACACGACCGGGCGCCCTGGCCAGGACCCTGCTCACCGACCCGCTCTACCGCAGCCTCGTGGGCGTGGGCCTCGTGCTCGTGGTGGCGGTGGCCTACCTGTTCGGTGGCGTCCTGGACCGCCCCGTGACGGGACGCTCGCCCAGCGTCACGGTGCAGATGCCCGCCACCGGGGGCCTCTTCGAGGGCTCCGCGGTGACCTACCGCGGCGTCAAGGTCGGCCGGGTGACCAGCATCGAGCTGACCGACGACGGGACGGTGCGGGCCGTGGCCCGTCTGGACGATCCGGGAGGCATCCCCGTTGACTCCCGGGTCCGGGTCCGCTCCCTGTCCCCGGTCGGGGAGCAGTACCTCGACTTCCAGCCGCGCAGCGACTCCGGATCGTTCCTCCGCGACGGCGACGTGGTGCAGGCCTCGGTCCGCGACCTCCCGACCAGCCTGGGTGCCACCGTCGTCGCGGTCAGCGACCTCCTCGACCAGGTCGACGACCGGGCGCTGGGTCGGGTCCTGCGCGAGGTGAGCGCGGGGGTGGCCGGCACGGGGCAGGAGCTGGGGCGCCTGATGGACCAGACCGACCTGCTGCTGGCCGAGCTGGAGCGCGCGCTGCCCACGGCCGAGAACCTGCTGCGCGACGCCGGGCCCGCGGCGTCCCTGGTCGTCGACCAACGCAGCGACCTGCTGCAGCTCGGACGTTCGGCCCGTCGCGCGGCCGCCTTCTTGAAGTCCTACGACCCACGGCTGCGCGAGCTGCTCGCCGGGGCGCCAGAGCGCCTCGAGCAGATCGACGGCCTCGTGGACCAGTCGCGCGCGGTGCTGCCGGCGTTCCTGATGGCCGGCGTGGACCTCGGTGGCGTGCTGCAGCGCTACGACCCGCACCTGCGCCAGCTGCTGCGCGAGTACGCCCCAGGCCTGGGCACGGTGGGCGAGGTGGTGGGCGAGAGCCTGCGGGTGGACCTCGTGGTCGACCAGTCGACCCGGTGCCGTTACGACACCGAGCGCCGCGCGCCGCGCGACATCGCTCCCCGAGGGCTGCAGGCCGGTGGCCGCTGCCCCGAGTCCGCGCCCGGCCTGCAGCGGGGTGCGGCGCACGCGCCGCCCCCCGCCCGGTGA